Proteins encoded in a region of the Haloarcula sp. CBA1129 genome:
- a CDS encoding acyl-CoA dehydrogenase family protein, translating to MDLLSEKLVPEHAHEVKEEAREFAAEHIEPVAGDYYASGEYPWEVLEAATEAGLVAQDIGEEWGGSGYDLQQMLAMAEELYKADAGIALTIQLASFGAEIVEDHGADWQKEEFLEPVAAGDQLTGLAVSEPETGSDLAGMTTAAEKDGDEWVLNGEKYWIGNGVEADWVTLYAKTGDDPNDRYGNYSMFIVPTDADGYHAEHIPEKMGFRASKQAHIVLDDCRIPEENLIGVEGAGFYMLAEFFNHGRVVVGGHGIGLAAAAIEEAWEFVHDREAFGKTVDEFQAVQHKLADMQLGLQSARALTWHAAERVANQENAGYWAALAKTQATEAAMDCAEKGMQLHGGRSVLTENRISRVYRDVRIPVIYEGANDIQRNLIYNQAPL from the coding sequence ATGGATCTGCTATCCGAGAAACTCGTTCCAGAACACGCACACGAGGTCAAGGAAGAGGCTCGGGAGTTCGCCGCGGAGCATATCGAACCAGTCGCGGGTGACTACTATGCGTCCGGGGAGTACCCCTGGGAAGTGCTCGAAGCGGCCACGGAGGCCGGACTCGTCGCACAGGATATCGGTGAGGAGTGGGGCGGGAGCGGTTACGACCTCCAGCAGATGCTCGCGATGGCGGAAGAGCTGTACAAAGCCGACGCAGGAATCGCGCTGACGATCCAACTCGCCAGCTTCGGCGCTGAGATCGTCGAGGACCACGGCGCAGACTGGCAGAAGGAAGAGTTCCTTGAGCCCGTCGCCGCCGGCGACCAGCTTACCGGTCTCGCCGTCTCAGAGCCGGAAACAGGGAGCGACCTCGCCGGGATGACGACGGCCGCCGAGAAGGACGGCGACGAGTGGGTGCTCAACGGCGAGAAGTACTGGATCGGAAACGGTGTCGAGGCCGACTGGGTAACGCTGTACGCCAAGACCGGTGACGACCCGAACGACCGCTACGGGAACTACTCGATGTTTATCGTCCCGACGGACGCCGACGGCTACCACGCCGAGCACATCCCCGAGAAGATGGGCTTCCGGGCGTCCAAGCAGGCCCACATCGTACTCGACGACTGCCGCATTCCGGAGGAGAACCTCATCGGCGTCGAAGGGGCCGGCTTCTACATGCTCGCCGAGTTCTTCAACCACGGGCGCGTCGTCGTCGGCGGCCACGGCATCGGCCTCGCCGCCGCGGCCATCGAGGAAGCCTGGGAGTTCGTCCACGACCGCGAGGCCTTCGGCAAGACCGTCGATGAGTTCCAAGCGGTCCAGCACAAACTGGCCGATATGCAACTTGGCCTCCAGTCCGCCCGAGCGCTCACCTGGCACGCGGCCGAGCGCGTCGCGAATCAGGAGAACGCCGGCTACTGGGCCGCACTGGCAAAAACCCAAGCGACTGAAGCCGCGATGGACTGTGCGGAGAAGGGGATGCAACTCCACGGGGGCCGGTCCGTCCTGACCGAGAACCGTATTTCCCGCGTGTACCGAGACGTGCGAATTCCAGTCATCTACGAGGGAGCCAACGACATTCAGCGGAATCTCATCTACAATCAGGCCCCGCTGTAA